One region of Limnospira fusiformis SAG 85.79 genomic DNA includes:
- the hrcA gene encoding heat-inducible transcriptional repressor HrcA encodes MFVQSKLTARQQQILWATVRHYIATAEPVGSKSLAQEYNLNVSPATIRNGMGALEKAGLLYQPYTSAGRVPSDSGYRIYVDRLMTPSDTLAKEVARLLREQLNFDSCSLEAVLRGAAQILSTLSGYISLITMPQTKTERLQHLQLVPMGSGKIMVVVVTHTYQTQSILMEIAPGVEDIGDDTEILEQELQILSNFLNHQLRGLALAELSTLDWTEIDQDFQQYSNFIEQLLKSLGDRHQTPEYTRIQVSGVSEVLRLPEFSQLQQVQTILHLLEDEQEQLWPLIFATPESSQQVNIRIGSENPLEPIRSCTLISAQYRQNSQPIGSVGILGPTRMVYENAIALVEATANYLSEALS; translated from the coding sequence ATGTTTGTTCAATCCAAGTTAACCGCACGACAACAACAAATTCTCTGGGCAACTGTTCGCCACTATATCGCGACAGCAGAACCTGTTGGCTCAAAATCCTTAGCCCAAGAGTATAATCTTAATGTCAGTCCCGCTACTATCCGCAATGGTATGGGAGCCTTGGAAAAAGCCGGACTACTCTATCAACCTTATACTTCCGCCGGACGAGTACCTTCTGATTCTGGCTATAGGATTTATGTCGATCGCCTGATGACTCCCTCTGATACTCTGGCTAAGGAAGTCGCTAGACTCCTACGGGAACAGCTAAATTTTGATAGTTGTAGTTTGGAGGCTGTGCTACGAGGTGCAGCCCAAATTCTTTCTACCCTCAGTGGCTATATTTCCCTGATTACTATGCCACAAACCAAGACCGAAAGGCTCCAACATTTGCAACTGGTTCCTATGGGCTCAGGAAAAATTATGGTAGTTGTGGTGACTCATACCTATCAAACCCAGTCCATTTTGATGGAAATTGCCCCGGGAGTTGAGGATATCGGCGACGATACCGAAATATTAGAACAGGAATTACAGATTCTCTCTAATTTTCTCAATCACCAACTTAGGGGACTAGCTTTGGCTGAATTGTCAACTTTAGACTGGACTGAGATAGATCAAGACTTTCAGCAATATAGTAATTTTATCGAACAGTTGCTCAAGAGCTTAGGCGATCGCCACCAAACTCCAGAATATACTAGGATTCAGGTTAGCGGTGTTTCCGAAGTCCTACGACTGCCCGAATTTTCACAACTTCAGCAAGTCCAAACTATTCTACATCTGCTCGAAGATGAACAGGAACAACTCTGGCCCCTCATTTTTGCTACCCCAGAATCTTCCCAACAGGTAAACATCCGCATTGGTTCGGAAAATCCCCTCGAACCCATCCGCAGTTGCACCCTCATCTCGGCTCAATATCGCCAAAATTCCCAGCCTATTGGTAGTGTGGGTATATTGGGACCTACTCGCATGGTCTACGAAAATGCGATCGCTCTTGTGGAAGCGACCGCTAATTACCTGTCCGAAGCCCTTAGTTAA
- the petJ gene encoding cytochrome c6 PetJ has translation MKKLLSVILLCVALLTFALPRPALAADAAAGASVFSANCAACHMGGRNVIVANKTLSKSDLAKYLKGFDEDAVASVAYQVTNGKNAMPAFNGRLSPKQIEDVAAYVVDQAEKGW, from the coding sequence TTGAAAAAGCTGCTGTCAGTTATTTTACTCTGTGTGGCTCTGTTGACCTTTGCACTGCCACGTCCCGCTTTGGCTGCAGATGCTGCCGCTGGCGCTTCTGTTTTTTCTGCTAACTGTGCAGCCTGCCACATGGGCGGACGCAATGTGATTGTTGCCAACAAAACCCTCAGCAAGTCTGATTTGGCTAAATATCTGAAAGGATTTGATGAGGATGCAGTGGCCTCCGTGGCTTACCAAGTCACTAATGGTAAAAACGCCATGCCTGCATTTAATGGCCGACTCTCTCCCAAGCAGATCGAAGACGTTGCTGCTTATGTTGTAGACCAAGCTGAAAAAGGCTGGTAA
- the rfbB gene encoding dTDP-glucose 4,6-dehydratase, giving the protein MAVQYSYDSSENLYPRRVLVTGGAGFIGSNFVHHWCNAYPEDRIVVLDALTYAGNRQNLATLEDREQFKFVEGNICDRTLIDKLLEEEAIDTIAHFAAESHVDRSILGPDAFIQTNVVGTLTLLEAFRHYWNQHQQPDHYRFLHVSTDEVYGSLGPEDPPFTETTPYTPNSPYSASKAGSDHLVRAYYHTYNLPTIITNCSNNYGPYHYPEKLIPLMCINILLGKPLPIYGDGQNVRDWLYVLDHCRALDVVIHRGKPGETYNIGGNNEVTNLDLVKMLCRFMDELASHHLPVKPSMDLITFVKDRPGHDRRYAINSSKLKTQLGWAPLVTVEEGLRQTVGWYLTHRHWWEPLLSEEYQAYYRQVYA; this is encoded by the coding sequence TTGGCAGTTCAATATAGCTACGATAGTAGTGAAAATTTGTATCCTCGTCGGGTTCTAGTCACTGGGGGGGCGGGGTTCATTGGTTCAAATTTTGTCCACCACTGGTGCAATGCTTACCCAGAAGATCGTATCGTCGTTTTAGATGCCCTCACCTACGCCGGAAACCGCCAGAACCTAGCCACCTTAGAAGACCGGGAACAGTTTAAGTTTGTCGAAGGTAATATCTGCGATCGCACTTTAATTGACAAATTACTAGAAGAAGAGGCGATCGACACCATTGCCCACTTTGCCGCCGAGTCCCATGTCGATCGCTCAATTCTCGGTCCCGATGCCTTCATTCAAACCAACGTTGTCGGAACCCTAACCCTATTAGAAGCCTTTAGACACTATTGGAACCAGCACCAACAGCCTGATCATTACCGTTTTCTGCACGTCTCCACAGACGAAGTATATGGCAGTCTCGGCCCCGAAGATCCTCCCTTTACCGAAACCACCCCCTACACCCCCAACAGTCCCTATTCTGCCTCAAAAGCTGGTAGCGATCATCTAGTGCGCGCCTACTATCACACCTACAACCTACCCACCATCATCACCAATTGTTCCAATAATTACGGCCCCTATCACTATCCAGAAAAACTCATCCCCCTGATGTGTATTAATATCCTGTTGGGTAAACCCCTCCCCATATATGGAGATGGGCAAAATGTGCGAGACTGGCTATATGTACTAGACCACTGTCGCGCCCTCGATGTAGTCATTCACCGAGGTAAACCCGGAGAAACCTATAATATTGGAGGGAATAACGAGGTAACCAATTTAGACCTGGTGAAGATGCTGTGTCGGTTCATGGACGAACTAGCCTCCCACCACCTACCCGTCAAACCCTCCATGGATCTGATCACCTTTGTTAAAGATAGACCCGGCCACGATCGCCGTTATGCGATCAATTCCAGCAAGCTAAAAACCCAGTTAGGATGGGCTCCCCTAGTCACCGTAGAAGAAGGGTTACGGCAGACCGTTGGCTGGTATCTTACCCATCGCCATTGGTGGGAACCATTACTATCCGAAGAGTACCAAGCCTACTATCGACAGGTTTACGCCTAG